A window of the Bdellovibrio sp. ZAP7 genome harbors these coding sequences:
- a CDS encoding SLBB domain-containing protein, whose product MFVSKCSRYVIALVFTLNSVAFAQSPDSLGSDIKQPQQASEYIFRSSPKESLISVQLLGAVTRPGIYYVPPSTDLLKLITLAGGAGSTGDMSEITVRKLEPKSWAEIKSKAVSEYQGAYEVDAEKVIKYGGAKQLKLAQDDFIYVPSKSYMVSSDATRTITVVSLVLGIALTALLIDKNSGHNGAH is encoded by the coding sequence ATGTTTGTTTCTAAGTGTTCCCGATATGTCATTGCTCTGGTTTTCACTCTCAATTCCGTTGCATTTGCGCAATCACCGGATTCGTTAGGCAGTGATATCAAACAACCTCAGCAGGCCTCTGAATATATTTTCCGCTCATCACCTAAAGAGTCGTTGATCAGTGTGCAGCTTTTGGGGGCCGTCACTAGACCCGGGATTTACTATGTTCCTCCATCCACGGATTTGTTGAAGCTGATCACTCTGGCAGGCGGCGCTGGTAGCACTGGAGATATGTCTGAAATTACGGTAAGAAAACTGGAACCAAAATCTTGGGCAGAAATTAAATCTAAAGCCGTCAGTGAATATCAAGGTGCCTACGAAGTCGATGCTGAAAAAGTCATCAAATACGGGGGAGCCAAACAATTAAAGCTCGCTCAGGATGATTTCATTTATGTTCCTTCCAAATCATATATGGTCAGTAGCGATGCCACTCGTACTATCACAGTTGTCTCTTTAGTTTTGGGAATTGCCTTGACGGCACTGCTGATTGACAAAAATTCGGGACATAACGGGGCTCACTAA
- a CDS encoding SDR family oxidoreductase: MQTLSVFRKVILITGCTSGLGKAIAEKLIRSDRYRVVVTARAPSFEKLASIFPENENTMLLPLDVTQDAEISVAVNEICRRWERIDVLINNAGVCFRSVVEHMDVSAEDLQMRTNFFGPVNLMKSVLPIMREQRKGHIVNISSVSGMVSMPTMASYSASKHALEGVSEALWYECRPYGIHVSIVQPGFINSASFKNVVLSPKARLSYELRGPHSEYYDSMAPFIEKLMGYSFSRPEAVANRIMKLIEKNNPPLRTKVTLDAIVFGILRRIIPGSWFHKIMFYFLPESKHWGK; this comes from the coding sequence ATGCAAACCCTATCCGTCTTTCGCAAAGTTATATTAATTACCGGCTGCACTTCGGGCTTGGGTAAAGCGATTGCTGAAAAGCTAATTCGTTCTGATCGCTATCGTGTCGTGGTTACCGCCAGGGCCCCTTCTTTCGAAAAGCTGGCGTCGATCTTTCCTGAAAATGAAAACACTATGCTTCTGCCCTTGGATGTGACGCAAGATGCGGAAATTTCCGTCGCGGTGAATGAAATCTGCCGACGTTGGGAGCGAATTGACGTTTTGATTAACAACGCGGGCGTTTGTTTTCGCTCTGTGGTCGAGCATATGGATGTCAGTGCTGAAGACTTGCAGATGCGCACTAATTTTTTTGGACCGGTTAATTTAATGAAATCTGTTTTGCCTATTATGCGTGAACAGCGCAAGGGGCATATCGTTAATATCTCTTCTGTCAGTGGGATGGTGTCGATGCCCACCATGGCTTCATACAGTGCCTCCAAGCATGCTCTGGAAGGGGTGAGCGAGGCTTTGTGGTATGAATGCAGACCCTATGGCATTCATGTCAGCATCGTGCAGCCAGGCTTTATTAATTCGGCTTCGTTCAAAAATGTCGTCTTATCACCGAAGGCCCGTTTAAGTTACGAGCTCCGTGGGCCTCATTCTGAATACTATGATTCAATGGCTCCCTTTATTGAAAAGTTAATGGGGTATTCGTTCAGTCGTCCCGAAGCTGTGGCAAACAGAATTATGAAGCTGATCGAAAAGAACAATCCACCTTTGCGAACCAAGGTGACCTTGGACGCGATTGTCTTTGGAATATTAAGACGGATAATACCTGGCTCTTGGTTTCATAAGATAATGTTTTATTTTTTACCCGAGTCGAAACACTGGGGAAAATAA